In Arachis stenosperma cultivar V10309 chromosome 1, arast.V10309.gnm1.PFL2, whole genome shotgun sequence, one DNA window encodes the following:
- the LOC130973274 gene encoding protein CYSTEINE-RICH TRANSMEMBRANE MODULE 13-like: MSYYDHQQQPPVGVPPPQGYPPKDAYPPPGYPPAQGYPPPGYPQPGYPPQQAYAPQYAQQPPPRQEAGFLEGCLAALCCCCLLDACF; encoded by the exons ATGAGCTACTACGATCATCAGCAACAACCACCAGTGGGTGTTCCTCCTCCACAGG GGTATCCACCAAAGGATGCTTATCCACCTCCAGGGTACCCTCCAGCACAAGGGTACCCACCACCAGGGTACCCCCAACCAGGGTATCCTCCACAACAAGCGTATGCTCCACAGTATGCTCAACAACCTCCACCTAGACAAGAAGCTGGTTTTCTTGAAGGATG TTTAGCGGCACTATGCTGCTGTTGCCTATTGGACGCGTGTTTTTGA